ACCTTTCGTTCTTCGCCCTGAATCAAAAAACCTGCTTCTTTCAGCCACTGAAGGGTCTCCCATTGACTCTTTAAACCTAATGTGGAGGGGTTAACTATTTGATAGGCAAAAAAACCAAGTTTTCTCTTGGCGGTGACACTGGGGTCCAGCTGCCTCAAGCTACCAGACGCTGCATTTCGAGGGTTGGCGAACAAGGGAAGTCCTTCTTCCTCCCTAGCTTCATTGAGCTCTTGGAAACTCTTTTTGCTCATAAAAACTTCTCCCCGCACTTCAAGGAAACCCTCTACCTTGATCTTGAGCCGTAAGGGGATTGATCTTATAGTCTTCAAGTTTTCACTTACGTCCTCTCCTACCAACCCGTCTCCCCTGGTCGCTCCACCCACAAAAACCCCGTCTTCATATCTCAAAGACACAGCCAGACCATCTATCTTGGGTTCACAGCAATACGAGGGGATATGAGTCCCCAAAATGTTTTCAGCCCTAGCAAAGAACTGACTCAGCTGCTCCTTGGAAAAAGCGTTCTCTAGGCTTAGCATGGGAACTTCATGGCTTACCTTGGAAAATTCCTCACGGGGAATGCCCCCTACCCTTTGGGTAGGGGACTCTGGTGACACAAACTCAGGGAACGCATCTTCAAGCTCTTTTAGTTCAAGCAGGAGTCTGTCATATTCTTCATCAGTTATTTCAGGCTGATCCAAGACGTAATATAAGTAATCATGTTTTTCTATCTCTTTTCTTAATTCTTCTATTCTCTTCCGGGCCAGCTCCTTATCCATATAATCCTTCCTTCTTGCTACATGAGATTTCTTTCCCTCATTACTGTTTGGGACGCATGGTCGGGAAAAGTATTACATCTCTTATAGATTTAGAGTCGGTCAAGAACATGGTCAATCTGTCGATTCCCACTCCAAGTCCTCCCGTGGGGGGAAGGCCGTACTCTAGGGCCATTATGTAGTCCTCATCGAAGGCGTGGGCTTCCTCATCGCCTTCTTCTTTCTTCTTAGCCTGATCCAAAAATCTCTCTCGCTGATCCAGGGGATCGTTAAGTTCACTAAAGGCGTTAGCCACTTCGTTGCCATAAATGTAAAGCTCGAACCTGTTTGTAAAGTCCGGATTATCAGGATTTCTTTTAGCCAAAGGCGAAATTTCGGTAGGATGGCCAATTACGAAGGTAGGCTGAATCAGCTTATCCTCCACAAACGTCTCAAACAGCTCAGCCAATATGACAAAGCGGCTCTCTGTACCCTTTATTTCCAACCCCTTCTTCTTGGCGAACGCCCTGGCCTCTTCATCGGACTTTATTTCATCCAGGTCGTATCCGCAATATTCCTTAACAAGTTCCTTCATTGTAGCTCTTCTGAAAGGAGGTTCCAGAATCAGCTCAGTTCCCTGGTAATTTATCCTTCTTCCCCCCACGGCATCTGCAGCAGCGACGATCAACTCTTCAGTCAAATTCATTATGTCCTCGTAATCTGCATAGGCCCAATACACTTCCATTGCCGTAAACTCGGGGTTATGCATTGTGTCAATACCTTCATTTCTAAAGTTCTTGCCTATTTCGTACACTCTACCGAACATGCCGACTATCAGCCTCTTGAGGTAAAGTTCCGTTGCTATGCGAAGATAAAGATTTATCCCCAAAGCATTATGGTAAGTGATGAAGGGTCTTGCGTTGGCACCCCCAGCTATAGGCGACAAAATGGGGGTCTCCACTTCTATGGTCCCATGTTTTTCCAGGACACTGCGAATGGCATTTATTATCTTCGCTCTTTTGCGGAATGTTTCTCTCACCTCTGGGTTGGCTATCAGATCTACGTATCTGTGCCTGTAACGTATCTCGGTATCCTTCAAGCCGTGCCACTTCTCTGGAAGTGGCCTCAATGCCTTGGAAAGAAGCTTGAACTCTTTCACCAAAATAGAGAGTTCTCCTCGCCTCGTTCTGATGGGCACTCCCACCACTCCAAGGAAATCACCGGTGTCAACCCATTTTTTAAAAAAGGTATACTGCTCTTCTCCAACTACGTTCTGTTGGAAACAAAGCTGGATAGTATCATACTCATCCGCCAAGTCCAGGAAGGCCGCCTTGCCGTGCCTTCTTATGGTCATTATGCGCCCAGCGGTGCTTATTCCCTCTTCAGCCACCTCATCAGGTTGCAAGTAATCGTACTTTTCCTTCACGTAACCCAAGGTGTGCCGCCTATCCCATTTTTCTACCTTGAATGGGTCGTATCCCTCTTCCTCTCTGAGCCTTCTTAGTTTATCTGTTCTTTGCTTTAAAATTTCATCTTCAGACATTAAAAGATCGTCTTTTTTCTCTAGCATAACTCCCGGCCCCTTTCGACATGATCTGAGAAATTCCTTAAGGCAGTCTCGAAACCTTCCCAATTTTTAGCACTGCCCACGTCCCTACGGAAAGATGATA
The DNA window shown above is from Thermovirga lienii DSM 17291 and carries:
- a CDS encoding lysyl-tRNA synthetase (PFAM: tRNA synthetases class II (D, K and N); OB-fold nucleic acid binding domain~TIGRFAM: lysyl-tRNA synthetase, eukaryotic and non-spirochete bacterial~COGs: COG1190 Lysyl-tRNA synthetase (class II)~InterProIPR018149: IPR004365: IPR004364: IPR006195: IPR 002313~KEGG: aco:Amico_1376 lysyl-tRNA synthetase~PFAM: tRNA synthetase class II (D K and N); nucleic acid binding OB-fold tRNA/helicase-type~SPTR: Lysyl-tRNA synthetase;~TIGRFAM: lysyl-tRNA synthetase), translating into MLEKKDDLLMSEDEILKQRTDKLRRLREEEGYDPFKVEKWDRRHTLGYVKEKYDYLQPDEVAEEGISTAGRIMTIRRHGKAAFLDLADEYDTIQLCFQQNVVGEEQYTFFKKWVDTGDFLGVVGVPIRTRRGELSILVKEFKLLSKALRPLPEKWHGLKDTEIRYRHRYVDLIANPEVRETFRKRAKIINAIRSVLEKHGTIEVETPILSPIAGGANARPFITYHNALGINLYLRIATELYLKRLIVGMFGRVYEIGKNFRNEGIDTMHNPEFTAMEVYWAYADYEDIMNLTEELIVAAADAVGGRRINYQGTELILEPPFRRATMKELVKEYCGYDLDEIKSDEEARAFAKKKGLEIKGTESRFVILAELFETFVEDKLIQPTFVIGHPTEISPLAKRNPDNPDFTNRFELYIYGNEVANAFSELNDPLDQRERFLDQAKKKEEGDEEAHAFDEDYIMALEYGLPPTGGLGVGIDRLTMFLTDSKSIRDVILFPTMRPKQ